The sequence CCTTGACCACTCTGACTTTCAGGATACAGACATTCCCTTTGAGGTGCCACTCCCAGCCAAGCAGCACGTACCGGTAAGAGCGTGAGACTGGAGACCGGGGAAGGCCTCACCGGCGTGAGGGTGTTTTGAAGGGAGGACACTTTATCCCTTTATGTTGGTCCTCCTAACCTTTGTAATGGGCATCAGCTGGCAATGTCTGTGGAAGGGCCTCAGCCCTCACTACTCCTTCAGTGAAAgtagaagcagagaaaaaagaaaaggtggtgACGAGGAACCCCATCCAAGGAGGATCACATATGGGGAAAAGATGATGCACAGGATGACAGTTTAGTAAGACTCTCAACTCCCCACCTTCCACTTGCCCTGCCCTGCGTGAAGATGCTGCTTCTTTGTCCTTCCCAGGAGGCTCAGAGGGAAGAGGTTCGAGACTGGGTACTCACAGTCTCAATGGACCAGAGGCTGGAGCAGGTTCTGCCTCGGGATGAACGTGGTGTGTACGAAGCTTCCTTGGTGGCAACGAGCACTGGCGTTCGGGCACTACCCTGCCTCATTACAGGTACACAACCCTACACCTGTCCATGTTCCATGGTGGGCGGAAAGGGAGGGGGAACGGCAGGCTCAAGAGAGTATTTTACTCTCAAATTGCTCTTGGTTTTCCCTCTCAAATgccagtttgtttttttcttctcccaaagGATACCCCATTCTGAGGAACAAAATTGAGTTTAAGCGGCCAGGGAAGGCAGCTGACAAGGACAATTGGAATAAGTTCCTTATGGCTATTAAGGTTAGAGAGGGAGATTTGGAGGGTGCCGGTGGGGAGAGcagcactgaaaagaaagaaaccgcTAGAAGGGTGGGTGGGAATGTCAGGAAGGCAGGAGCAGGCCCTGGACTCCGCTCTCCTTACTGAGATGGGGTTGATTTTCTTTAGAGAAGGAGTGCTTTTCCTTAGCACTAATGAGTTCCTCTCTTGTTCTACTGTTTGTCCACAGACTTCCCACAGTCCAGTGTGCCAGGATGTGCTGAAATTCATTAGTCAGTGGTGTGGAGGGCTACCCAGCACCAGCTTTTCCTTTCAGTAACTAGTAGGCCTCAGGGAAGAGTTATTGGATTCTCTCCCTCATTAAAGTCTTGTAGGTAATGGAGACCACTGTGTTCTTTGATCAGAGTCATCCCCAACATCAGCTTCGTGCCCTTACCCCCTCAAAGGAAATCATCATCAAGTTTTAGTACTTTTATTACAACTGTTTACATCATCTTGGGGTTTATGTCACCATTGTGTACTGAGCCTCTGGATCAGCACCTGCTCCATAGAAGGGAGAACCTGAGTcagagcagagggcaggcagCACAGCAAAGGACTTGACCCAGTTCTAAGAGTGGTTCCCTGCCTCCCCCCTTTCCTAAGCCCCAATTCTCATGGATTACCTGTCCTCAGCCCAGCTTTTCTGTGATGCCTGCATTTCTTGATTTTGATCCAGTAGCTGCTCATTTTCCTGTCTTTGACACTTGGGAAGTTCAAGCTCTGTCAGTTCCTCTAGCTGTAGGGGAGGATGGAGTTAGTACTCCTGCCTTGAATTATACTACAGTTGAGCACCTTTAAACACAGCCAGTCCCTGTTGAATGAGCCCTTCCTGTTTATCTTCCTTACCTGCTCCTGAAGCCCTTCCTTCCTGCAGGGCCCAACCCCACGTAGGGTGAGGGCAGCCACGCAGCAGTAACCAGATAGGGCCGCTTCCGCTGCAGACATGAGCAAAGAAGGGATCCAGAGAGCCAAGGCTGTATCCTAAAAGGTGATGAGGGAAGGTGGGGGACTGAGAGGGAGCAGGACAGAAGTGGCAGGTAGGGGTGGTTTAAAGGGCAGGGCCAAGGCCCTGTAGACTGCAAAAGGCGGAGAAGAGCATGCACTCACATAGATTCTTGTGGGGTCAAACGGGCAGTCAGACCGTCCAGGCCCCTGGTCCACCGGTAGCAAAGGATCCAGCAGTCCTGGATGGCAATCAGCAATGAGACGACGGCCACCGTTGGCCACAGTGAGTGACACAGCAAGGAGGAGGCCCAGGGAGCAGGCCGCAGACAAGAGCAGGTTCCCTAGAGCTACTGCCAGGAGGGCCCAGTGCTGGCAGGGGCAGAAGATCAGAGTGAGCAGCTGCTCGCCTGCCCGCCTGACACTCCCACTGATAAGACACCTTGCTGTCTCTGAGGCTCCTCCTCCCACTTAAAGACGAAGCCCAGTCAGGTCCTCATTTCCCTGATTCCACGCCCCATTAATGCTCCAGAAATCCCCTCTCACCAGTGGTGGCCGCAGAAGGTTCCTGGATGCCAAGAGGGCCACAAGCCCCACGGAAACACTCTGGAAGACATAAAGCCTGAAGCCCGCGCTGCTCTAcgccccgcctcccctcccccacgcccgtGGACCCACCCCGCCCCGCGCTCACCAGCAGCCCCGAGCCCACGGAGATGACATTGGCCGTGGTGTACTCTGGGGTGACGGCGCCGCGGGGATTGGCCACGTGTCGCAGGACTGTGCCGTGCAGCACGGCCCCGAGGAGCAGGTTCACGTGGCCCACCAGGATCAGCGCGAGGCCCACACGCATAAGCCTCCGGGGGCCGCGGGCCGCGTCTGCAAAGcacggggtgtggggggggcaggcCTAAGCCGGGAAAGGAACCGGAGGGCCCCCC comes from Neovison vison isolate M4711 chromosome 8, ASM_NN_V1, whole genome shotgun sequence and encodes:
- the KRTCAP3 gene encoding keratinocyte-associated protein 3 yields the protein MRCCRLYEFDAARGPRRLMRVGLALILVGHVNLLLGAVLHGTVLRHVANPRGAVTPEYTTANVISVGSGLLSVSVGLVALLASRNLLRPPLHWALLAVALGNLLLSAACSLGLLLAVSLTVANGGRRLIADCHPGLLDPLLPVDQGPGRSDCPFDPTRIYDTALALWIPSLLMSAAEAALSGYCCVAALTLRGVGPCRKEGLQEQLEELTELELPKCQRQENEQLLDQNQEMQASQKSWAEDRC